From a region of the Erinaceus europaeus chromosome 14, mEriEur2.1, whole genome shotgun sequence genome:
- the GCGR gene encoding glucagon receptor isoform X3, protein MEIGGKPAWSSGNSTQGVWTSLRTLCPSCAIPARCGGLLCRGMPPLLSYHSHLLLLLLLVCQPQASRAQVLDFLLEKWKLYGDQCLYNLSLLPSPTELVCNRTFDKYACWPDTPLNTTANVSCPWYLPWHHTVQHHLVFKKCGPDGQWVRGAQGQQWRDASQCQLDEEALKVQKEAAQRYSSFQVMYTVGYCLSLVALLLALAILLGLSKLHCTRNYIHANLFLSFVLKASSVLAMDGLLRTRYSQQLGDDLSVGMWLSNGAVVGCRVATVFMQYGVVANYCWLLVEGMYLHSLMGLATFPERSFLSLYLGFGWGAPLLFVIPWAVVKSMFENIQCWTSNYNMGFWWIPRVPVFLAILINFFIFVRVLHILMAKLRARQMLYTDYKFRLAKSTLTLIPLLGINEVVFAFVMDEHAQGALRSVKLFFDLFFSSFQGLLVAILYCFLNKEVQTELLRCWRLWQVSKELREERHPPSQKLLLTWNHGSRASSEPTVQTHLPDSLVESPF, encoded by the exons atggAAATCGGTGGGAAACCCGCGTGGAGTTCTGG CAACTCCACCCAGGGAGTGTGGACATCCCTAAGGACCCTTTGTCCCAGCTGTGCCATCCCAGCCAGATGTGGGGGGCTACTATGCAGAGGCATGCCCCCACTGCTGTCATACCACTCCCACCtcctattgctgctgctgctagtcTGCCAG CCACAGGCTTCCCGAGCACAGGTGTTGGACTTCCTGCTTGAGAAGTGGAAACTATATGGAGACCAGTGTCTTTACAACCTGAGCCTGCTGCCATCCCCTACTG agctGGTCTGCAACCGAACCTTTGACAAGTATGCCTGCTGGCCTGACACCCCCCTCAACACCACAGCCAACGTCTCCTGCCCCTGGTACctcccctggcaccacacag TGCAGCATCACCTGGTCTTCAAGAAGTGTGGCCCTGACGGCCAGTGGGTGcgtggggcccagggccagcagtGGCGAGATGCCTCACAGTGCCAGCTGGATGAAGAGGCACTTAAGGTCCAG AAGGAGGCGGCCCAGCGGTATAGCAGTTTCCAGGTGATGTACACAGTGGGCTACTGCCTGTCGCTGGTAGCACTGCTGCTGGCGCTGGCCATCTTGCTGGGCCTCAG CAAGCTGCACTGCACCCGCAACTACATCCATGccaacctgtttctgtccttcGTGCTCAAGGCCAGCTCAGTGCTGGCGATGGATGGGCTCCTGCGGACCCGCTACAGCCAGCAGCTGGGCGATGACCTGAGCGTGGGCATGTGGCTGAGCAACGGG gcagtggtgggcTGCCGGGTGGCGACAGTATTCATGCAGTATGGCGTGGTGGCCAACTACTGCTGGCTGCTAGTGGAAGGCATGTACCTGCACAGTCTGATGGGCCTCGCCACCTTCCCCGAGAGGAGCTTCCTCAGCCTCTACCTGGGCTTCGGCTGGG GTGCCCCCCTGCTCTTTGTCATCCCCTGGGCTGTGGTCAAGAGCATGTTTGAAAACATTCA gtgctggACCAGCAATTACAACATGGGCTTCTGGTGGATCCCGCGTGTGCCCGTCTTCCTGGCCATCTTG ATCAATTTCTTCATCTTTGTCCGAGTCCTCCACATCCTGATGGCTAAGCTTCGGGCCCGCCAGATGCTCTACACAGACTACAAGTTCCG GCTGGCCAAGTCCACACTGACCCTCATCCCACTGCTGGGCATCAACGAGGTGGTGTTTGCCTTTGTGATGGATGAGCATGCACAGGGCGCCCTGCGCTCCGTCAAGCTCTTCTTCGACCTCTTCTTCAGTTCCTTCCAG GGTCTGTTGGTGGCTATCCTCTACTGCTTCCTCAACAAGGAG GTGCAGACAGAGCTTCTGCGGTGCTGGCGCCTGTGGCAGGTGAGCAAGGAGCTTCGGGAGGAGCGACACCCCCCGAGCCAGAAGCTGCTGCTGACCTGGAACCATGGCAGCAGGGCCAGCTCGGAGCCTACTGTGCAGACCCACTTACCTGACAGCCTGGTCGAGAGCCCTTTCTGA
- the GCGR gene encoding glucagon receptor isoform X4 — MSSADVQNPQGNNSTQGVWTSLRTLCPSCAIPARCGGLLCRGMPPLLSYHSHLLLLLLLVCQPQASRAQVLDFLLEKWKLYGDQCLYNLSLLPSPTELVCNRTFDKYACWPDTPLNTTANVSCPWYLPWHHTVQHHLVFKKCGPDGQWVRGAQGQQWRDASQCQLDEEALKVQKEAAQRYSSFQVMYTVGYCLSLVALLLALAILLGLSKLHCTRNYIHANLFLSFVLKASSVLAMDGLLRTRYSQQLGDDLSVGMWLSNGAVVGCRVATVFMQYGVVANYCWLLVEGMYLHSLMGLATFPERSFLSLYLGFGWGAPLLFVIPWAVVKSMFENIQCWTSNYNMGFWWIPRVPVFLAILINFFIFVRVLHILMAKLRARQMLYTDYKFRLAKSTLTLIPLLGINEVVFAFVMDEHAQGALRSVKLFFDLFFSSFQGLLVAILYCFLNKEVQTELLRCWRLWQVSKELREERHPPSQKLLLTWNHGSRASSEPTVQTHLPDSLVESPF, encoded by the exons ATGAGTAGCGCTGATGTGCAAAATCCACAGGGTAA CAACTCCACCCAGGGAGTGTGGACATCCCTAAGGACCCTTTGTCCCAGCTGTGCCATCCCAGCCAGATGTGGGGGGCTACTATGCAGAGGCATGCCCCCACTGCTGTCATACCACTCCCACCtcctattgctgctgctgctagtcTGCCAG CCACAGGCTTCCCGAGCACAGGTGTTGGACTTCCTGCTTGAGAAGTGGAAACTATATGGAGACCAGTGTCTTTACAACCTGAGCCTGCTGCCATCCCCTACTG agctGGTCTGCAACCGAACCTTTGACAAGTATGCCTGCTGGCCTGACACCCCCCTCAACACCACAGCCAACGTCTCCTGCCCCTGGTACctcccctggcaccacacag TGCAGCATCACCTGGTCTTCAAGAAGTGTGGCCCTGACGGCCAGTGGGTGcgtggggcccagggccagcagtGGCGAGATGCCTCACAGTGCCAGCTGGATGAAGAGGCACTTAAGGTCCAG AAGGAGGCGGCCCAGCGGTATAGCAGTTTCCAGGTGATGTACACAGTGGGCTACTGCCTGTCGCTGGTAGCACTGCTGCTGGCGCTGGCCATCTTGCTGGGCCTCAG CAAGCTGCACTGCACCCGCAACTACATCCATGccaacctgtttctgtccttcGTGCTCAAGGCCAGCTCAGTGCTGGCGATGGATGGGCTCCTGCGGACCCGCTACAGCCAGCAGCTGGGCGATGACCTGAGCGTGGGCATGTGGCTGAGCAACGGG gcagtggtgggcTGCCGGGTGGCGACAGTATTCATGCAGTATGGCGTGGTGGCCAACTACTGCTGGCTGCTAGTGGAAGGCATGTACCTGCACAGTCTGATGGGCCTCGCCACCTTCCCCGAGAGGAGCTTCCTCAGCCTCTACCTGGGCTTCGGCTGGG GTGCCCCCCTGCTCTTTGTCATCCCCTGGGCTGTGGTCAAGAGCATGTTTGAAAACATTCA gtgctggACCAGCAATTACAACATGGGCTTCTGGTGGATCCCGCGTGTGCCCGTCTTCCTGGCCATCTTG ATCAATTTCTTCATCTTTGTCCGAGTCCTCCACATCCTGATGGCTAAGCTTCGGGCCCGCCAGATGCTCTACACAGACTACAAGTTCCG GCTGGCCAAGTCCACACTGACCCTCATCCCACTGCTGGGCATCAACGAGGTGGTGTTTGCCTTTGTGATGGATGAGCATGCACAGGGCGCCCTGCGCTCCGTCAAGCTCTTCTTCGACCTCTTCTTCAGTTCCTTCCAG GGTCTGTTGGTGGCTATCCTCTACTGCTTCCTCAACAAGGAG GTGCAGACAGAGCTTCTGCGGTGCTGGCGCCTGTGGCAGGTGAGCAAGGAGCTTCGGGAGGAGCGACACCCCCCGAGCCAGAAGCTGCTGCTGACCTGGAACCATGGCAGCAGGGCCAGCTCGGAGCCTACTGTGCAGACCCACTTACCTGACAGCCTGGTCGAGAGCCCTTTCTGA
- the GCGR gene encoding glucagon receptor isoform X2, with protein sequence MRRGGCGVHGLALQLHCALEQGATLGPRLRRPPPPPAGKFARARSRRGPGRGGGGGPAAQRERNSTQGVWTSLRTLCPSCAIPARCGGLLCRGMPPLLSYHSHLLLLLLLVCQASRAQVLDFLLEKWKLYGDQCLYNLSLLPSPTELVCNRTFDKYACWPDTPLNTTANVSCPWYLPWHHTVQHHLVFKKCGPDGQWVRGAQGQQWRDASQCQLDEEALKVQKEAAQRYSSFQVMYTVGYCLSLVALLLALAILLGLSKLHCTRNYIHANLFLSFVLKASSVLAMDGLLRTRYSQQLGDDLSVGMWLSNGAVVGCRVATVFMQYGVVANYCWLLVEGMYLHSLMGLATFPERSFLSLYLGFGWGAPLLFVIPWAVVKSMFENIQCWTSNYNMGFWWIPRVPVFLAILINFFIFVRVLHILMAKLRARQMLYTDYKFRLAKSTLTLIPLLGINEVVFAFVMDEHAQGALRSVKLFFDLFFSSFQGLLVAILYCFLNKEVQTELLRCWRLWQVSKELREERHPPSQKLLLTWNHGSRASSEPTVQTHLPDSLVESPF encoded by the exons ATGAGACGGGGAGGGTGCGGGGTGCACGGGTTGGCTCTGCAGCTCCACTGCGCGTTGGAGCAAGGCGCGACCCTCGGCCCCCGcctccgccgcccccccccccccccagcgggGAAGTTTGCGCGGGCGCGCAGCCGGCGGGGCCCAGGCAGAGGCGGAGGCGGCGGGCCGGCAGCTCAGCGGGAGCG CAACTCCACCCAGGGAGTGTGGACATCCCTAAGGACCCTTTGTCCCAGCTGTGCCATCCCAGCCAGATGTGGGGGGCTACTATGCAGAGGCATGCCCCCACTGCTGTCATACCACTCCCACCtcctattgctgctgctgctagtcTGCCAG GCTTCCCGAGCACAGGTGTTGGACTTCCTGCTTGAGAAGTGGAAACTATATGGAGACCAGTGTCTTTACAACCTGAGCCTGCTGCCATCCCCTACTG agctGGTCTGCAACCGAACCTTTGACAAGTATGCCTGCTGGCCTGACACCCCCCTCAACACCACAGCCAACGTCTCCTGCCCCTGGTACctcccctggcaccacacag TGCAGCATCACCTGGTCTTCAAGAAGTGTGGCCCTGACGGCCAGTGGGTGcgtggggcccagggccagcagtGGCGAGATGCCTCACAGTGCCAGCTGGATGAAGAGGCACTTAAGGTCCAG AAGGAGGCGGCCCAGCGGTATAGCAGTTTCCAGGTGATGTACACAGTGGGCTACTGCCTGTCGCTGGTAGCACTGCTGCTGGCGCTGGCCATCTTGCTGGGCCTCAG CAAGCTGCACTGCACCCGCAACTACATCCATGccaacctgtttctgtccttcGTGCTCAAGGCCAGCTCAGTGCTGGCGATGGATGGGCTCCTGCGGACCCGCTACAGCCAGCAGCTGGGCGATGACCTGAGCGTGGGCATGTGGCTGAGCAACGGG gcagtggtgggcTGCCGGGTGGCGACAGTATTCATGCAGTATGGCGTGGTGGCCAACTACTGCTGGCTGCTAGTGGAAGGCATGTACCTGCACAGTCTGATGGGCCTCGCCACCTTCCCCGAGAGGAGCTTCCTCAGCCTCTACCTGGGCTTCGGCTGGG GTGCCCCCCTGCTCTTTGTCATCCCCTGGGCTGTGGTCAAGAGCATGTTTGAAAACATTCA gtgctggACCAGCAATTACAACATGGGCTTCTGGTGGATCCCGCGTGTGCCCGTCTTCCTGGCCATCTTG ATCAATTTCTTCATCTTTGTCCGAGTCCTCCACATCCTGATGGCTAAGCTTCGGGCCCGCCAGATGCTCTACACAGACTACAAGTTCCG GCTGGCCAAGTCCACACTGACCCTCATCCCACTGCTGGGCATCAACGAGGTGGTGTTTGCCTTTGTGATGGATGAGCATGCACAGGGCGCCCTGCGCTCCGTCAAGCTCTTCTTCGACCTCTTCTTCAGTTCCTTCCAG GGTCTGTTGGTGGCTATCCTCTACTGCTTCCTCAACAAGGAG GTGCAGACAGAGCTTCTGCGGTGCTGGCGCCTGTGGCAGGTGAGCAAGGAGCTTCGGGAGGAGCGACACCCCCCGAGCCAGAAGCTGCTGCTGACCTGGAACCATGGCAGCAGGGCCAGCTCGGAGCCTACTGTGCAGACCCACTTACCTGACAGCCTGGTCGAGAGCCCTTTCTGA
- the GCGR gene encoding glucagon receptor isoform X5, whose protein sequence is MHIRGNSTQGVWTSLRTLCPSCAIPARCGGLLCRGMPPLLSYHSHLLLLLLLVCQPQASRAQVLDFLLEKWKLYGDQCLYNLSLLPSPTELVCNRTFDKYACWPDTPLNTTANVSCPWYLPWHHTVQHHLVFKKCGPDGQWVRGAQGQQWRDASQCQLDEEALKVQKEAAQRYSSFQVMYTVGYCLSLVALLLALAILLGLSKLHCTRNYIHANLFLSFVLKASSVLAMDGLLRTRYSQQLGDDLSVGMWLSNGAVVGCRVATVFMQYGVVANYCWLLVEGMYLHSLMGLATFPERSFLSLYLGFGWGAPLLFVIPWAVVKSMFENIQCWTSNYNMGFWWIPRVPVFLAILINFFIFVRVLHILMAKLRARQMLYTDYKFRLAKSTLTLIPLLGINEVVFAFVMDEHAQGALRSVKLFFDLFFSSFQGLLVAILYCFLNKEVQTELLRCWRLWQVSKELREERHPPSQKLLLTWNHGSRASSEPTVQTHLPDSLVESPF, encoded by the exons ATGCATATCCGAGG CAACTCCACCCAGGGAGTGTGGACATCCCTAAGGACCCTTTGTCCCAGCTGTGCCATCCCAGCCAGATGTGGGGGGCTACTATGCAGAGGCATGCCCCCACTGCTGTCATACCACTCCCACCtcctattgctgctgctgctagtcTGCCAG CCACAGGCTTCCCGAGCACAGGTGTTGGACTTCCTGCTTGAGAAGTGGAAACTATATGGAGACCAGTGTCTTTACAACCTGAGCCTGCTGCCATCCCCTACTG agctGGTCTGCAACCGAACCTTTGACAAGTATGCCTGCTGGCCTGACACCCCCCTCAACACCACAGCCAACGTCTCCTGCCCCTGGTACctcccctggcaccacacag TGCAGCATCACCTGGTCTTCAAGAAGTGTGGCCCTGACGGCCAGTGGGTGcgtggggcccagggccagcagtGGCGAGATGCCTCACAGTGCCAGCTGGATGAAGAGGCACTTAAGGTCCAG AAGGAGGCGGCCCAGCGGTATAGCAGTTTCCAGGTGATGTACACAGTGGGCTACTGCCTGTCGCTGGTAGCACTGCTGCTGGCGCTGGCCATCTTGCTGGGCCTCAG CAAGCTGCACTGCACCCGCAACTACATCCATGccaacctgtttctgtccttcGTGCTCAAGGCCAGCTCAGTGCTGGCGATGGATGGGCTCCTGCGGACCCGCTACAGCCAGCAGCTGGGCGATGACCTGAGCGTGGGCATGTGGCTGAGCAACGGG gcagtggtgggcTGCCGGGTGGCGACAGTATTCATGCAGTATGGCGTGGTGGCCAACTACTGCTGGCTGCTAGTGGAAGGCATGTACCTGCACAGTCTGATGGGCCTCGCCACCTTCCCCGAGAGGAGCTTCCTCAGCCTCTACCTGGGCTTCGGCTGGG GTGCCCCCCTGCTCTTTGTCATCCCCTGGGCTGTGGTCAAGAGCATGTTTGAAAACATTCA gtgctggACCAGCAATTACAACATGGGCTTCTGGTGGATCCCGCGTGTGCCCGTCTTCCTGGCCATCTTG ATCAATTTCTTCATCTTTGTCCGAGTCCTCCACATCCTGATGGCTAAGCTTCGGGCCCGCCAGATGCTCTACACAGACTACAAGTTCCG GCTGGCCAAGTCCACACTGACCCTCATCCCACTGCTGGGCATCAACGAGGTGGTGTTTGCCTTTGTGATGGATGAGCATGCACAGGGCGCCCTGCGCTCCGTCAAGCTCTTCTTCGACCTCTTCTTCAGTTCCTTCCAG GGTCTGTTGGTGGCTATCCTCTACTGCTTCCTCAACAAGGAG GTGCAGACAGAGCTTCTGCGGTGCTGGCGCCTGTGGCAGGTGAGCAAGGAGCTTCGGGAGGAGCGACACCCCCCGAGCCAGAAGCTGCTGCTGACCTGGAACCATGGCAGCAGGGCCAGCTCGGAGCCTACTGTGCAGACCCACTTACCTGACAGCCTGGTCGAGAGCCCTTTCTGA
- the GCGR gene encoding glucagon receptor isoform X1, with the protein MRRGGCGVHGLALQLHCALEQGATLGPRLRRPPPPPAGKFARARSRRGPGRGGGGGPAAQRERNSTQGVWTSLRTLCPSCAIPARCGGLLCRGMPPLLSYHSHLLLLLLLVCQPQASRAQVLDFLLEKWKLYGDQCLYNLSLLPSPTELVCNRTFDKYACWPDTPLNTTANVSCPWYLPWHHTVQHHLVFKKCGPDGQWVRGAQGQQWRDASQCQLDEEALKVQKEAAQRYSSFQVMYTVGYCLSLVALLLALAILLGLSKLHCTRNYIHANLFLSFVLKASSVLAMDGLLRTRYSQQLGDDLSVGMWLSNGAVVGCRVATVFMQYGVVANYCWLLVEGMYLHSLMGLATFPERSFLSLYLGFGWGAPLLFVIPWAVVKSMFENIQCWTSNYNMGFWWIPRVPVFLAILINFFIFVRVLHILMAKLRARQMLYTDYKFRLAKSTLTLIPLLGINEVVFAFVMDEHAQGALRSVKLFFDLFFSSFQGLLVAILYCFLNKEVQTELLRCWRLWQVSKELREERHPPSQKLLLTWNHGSRASSEPTVQTHLPDSLVESPF; encoded by the exons ATGAGACGGGGAGGGTGCGGGGTGCACGGGTTGGCTCTGCAGCTCCACTGCGCGTTGGAGCAAGGCGCGACCCTCGGCCCCCGcctccgccgcccccccccccccccagcgggGAAGTTTGCGCGGGCGCGCAGCCGGCGGGGCCCAGGCAGAGGCGGAGGCGGCGGGCCGGCAGCTCAGCGGGAGCG CAACTCCACCCAGGGAGTGTGGACATCCCTAAGGACCCTTTGTCCCAGCTGTGCCATCCCAGCCAGATGTGGGGGGCTACTATGCAGAGGCATGCCCCCACTGCTGTCATACCACTCCCACCtcctattgctgctgctgctagtcTGCCAG CCACAGGCTTCCCGAGCACAGGTGTTGGACTTCCTGCTTGAGAAGTGGAAACTATATGGAGACCAGTGTCTTTACAACCTGAGCCTGCTGCCATCCCCTACTG agctGGTCTGCAACCGAACCTTTGACAAGTATGCCTGCTGGCCTGACACCCCCCTCAACACCACAGCCAACGTCTCCTGCCCCTGGTACctcccctggcaccacacag TGCAGCATCACCTGGTCTTCAAGAAGTGTGGCCCTGACGGCCAGTGGGTGcgtggggcccagggccagcagtGGCGAGATGCCTCACAGTGCCAGCTGGATGAAGAGGCACTTAAGGTCCAG AAGGAGGCGGCCCAGCGGTATAGCAGTTTCCAGGTGATGTACACAGTGGGCTACTGCCTGTCGCTGGTAGCACTGCTGCTGGCGCTGGCCATCTTGCTGGGCCTCAG CAAGCTGCACTGCACCCGCAACTACATCCATGccaacctgtttctgtccttcGTGCTCAAGGCCAGCTCAGTGCTGGCGATGGATGGGCTCCTGCGGACCCGCTACAGCCAGCAGCTGGGCGATGACCTGAGCGTGGGCATGTGGCTGAGCAACGGG gcagtggtgggcTGCCGGGTGGCGACAGTATTCATGCAGTATGGCGTGGTGGCCAACTACTGCTGGCTGCTAGTGGAAGGCATGTACCTGCACAGTCTGATGGGCCTCGCCACCTTCCCCGAGAGGAGCTTCCTCAGCCTCTACCTGGGCTTCGGCTGGG GTGCCCCCCTGCTCTTTGTCATCCCCTGGGCTGTGGTCAAGAGCATGTTTGAAAACATTCA gtgctggACCAGCAATTACAACATGGGCTTCTGGTGGATCCCGCGTGTGCCCGTCTTCCTGGCCATCTTG ATCAATTTCTTCATCTTTGTCCGAGTCCTCCACATCCTGATGGCTAAGCTTCGGGCCCGCCAGATGCTCTACACAGACTACAAGTTCCG GCTGGCCAAGTCCACACTGACCCTCATCCCACTGCTGGGCATCAACGAGGTGGTGTTTGCCTTTGTGATGGATGAGCATGCACAGGGCGCCCTGCGCTCCGTCAAGCTCTTCTTCGACCTCTTCTTCAGTTCCTTCCAG GGTCTGTTGGTGGCTATCCTCTACTGCTTCCTCAACAAGGAG GTGCAGACAGAGCTTCTGCGGTGCTGGCGCCTGTGGCAGGTGAGCAAGGAGCTTCGGGAGGAGCGACACCCCCCGAGCCAGAAGCTGCTGCTGACCTGGAACCATGGCAGCAGGGCCAGCTCGGAGCCTACTGTGCAGACCCACTTACCTGACAGCCTGGTCGAGAGCCCTTTCTGA
- the GCGR gene encoding glucagon receptor isoform X6 translates to MPAGLTPPSTPQPTSPAPGTSPGTTQHHLVFKKCGPDGQWVRGAQGQQWRDASQCQLDEEALKVQKEAAQRYSSFQVMYTVGYCLSLVALLLALAILLGLSKLHCTRNYIHANLFLSFVLKASSVLAMDGLLRTRYSQQLGDDLSVGMWLSNGAVVGCRVATVFMQYGVVANYCWLLVEGMYLHSLMGLATFPERSFLSLYLGFGWGAPLLFVIPWAVVKSMFENIQCWTSNYNMGFWWIPRVPVFLAILINFFIFVRVLHILMAKLRARQMLYTDYKFRLAKSTLTLIPLLGINEVVFAFVMDEHAQGALRSVKLFFDLFFSSFQGLLVAILYCFLNKEVQTELLRCWRLWQVSKELREERHPPSQKLLLTWNHGSRASSEPTVQTHLPDSLVESPF, encoded by the exons ATGCCTGCTGGCCTGACACCCCCCTCAACACCACAGCCAACGTCTCCTGCCCCTGGTACctcccctggcaccacacag CATCACCTGGTCTTCAAGAAGTGTGGCCCTGACGGCCAGTGGGTGcgtggggcccagggccagcagtGGCGAGATGCCTCACAGTGCCAGCTGGATGAAGAGGCACTTAAGGTCCAG AAGGAGGCGGCCCAGCGGTATAGCAGTTTCCAGGTGATGTACACAGTGGGCTACTGCCTGTCGCTGGTAGCACTGCTGCTGGCGCTGGCCATCTTGCTGGGCCTCAG CAAGCTGCACTGCACCCGCAACTACATCCATGccaacctgtttctgtccttcGTGCTCAAGGCCAGCTCAGTGCTGGCGATGGATGGGCTCCTGCGGACCCGCTACAGCCAGCAGCTGGGCGATGACCTGAGCGTGGGCATGTGGCTGAGCAACGGG gcagtggtgggcTGCCGGGTGGCGACAGTATTCATGCAGTATGGCGTGGTGGCCAACTACTGCTGGCTGCTAGTGGAAGGCATGTACCTGCACAGTCTGATGGGCCTCGCCACCTTCCCCGAGAGGAGCTTCCTCAGCCTCTACCTGGGCTTCGGCTGGG GTGCCCCCCTGCTCTTTGTCATCCCCTGGGCTGTGGTCAAGAGCATGTTTGAAAACATTCA gtgctggACCAGCAATTACAACATGGGCTTCTGGTGGATCCCGCGTGTGCCCGTCTTCCTGGCCATCTTG ATCAATTTCTTCATCTTTGTCCGAGTCCTCCACATCCTGATGGCTAAGCTTCGGGCCCGCCAGATGCTCTACACAGACTACAAGTTCCG GCTGGCCAAGTCCACACTGACCCTCATCCCACTGCTGGGCATCAACGAGGTGGTGTTTGCCTTTGTGATGGATGAGCATGCACAGGGCGCCCTGCGCTCCGTCAAGCTCTTCTTCGACCTCTTCTTCAGTTCCTTCCAG GGTCTGTTGGTGGCTATCCTCTACTGCTTCCTCAACAAGGAG GTGCAGACAGAGCTTCTGCGGTGCTGGCGCCTGTGGCAGGTGAGCAAGGAGCTTCGGGAGGAGCGACACCCCCCGAGCCAGAAGCTGCTGCTGACCTGGAACCATGGCAGCAGGGCCAGCTCGGAGCCTACTGTGCAGACCCACTTACCTGACAGCCTGGTCGAGAGCCCTTTCTGA